A genome region from Acidobacteriota bacterium includes the following:
- a CDS encoding ATP synthase F0 subunit C, which yields MGAGLGAGLVAIGAGLGIGRFAAAAAESIARQPSAASAITGAVNLPLFLLEGVAIIGLVVCILIVFVG from the coding sequence ATGGGCGCCGGCCTGGGTGCCGGCCTGGTGGCCATCGGCGCCGGTCTGGGCATCGGCCGGTTCGCCGCGGCGGCGGCGGAGAGCATCGCCCGTCAGCCCTCCGCGGCTTCGGCCATCACGGGTGCGGTCAACCTGCCGCTCTTCCTGCTCGAGGGCGTGGCGATCATCGGCCTGGTGGTCTGCATCCTGATCGTCTTCGTCGGCTGA
- the atpF gene encoding F0F1 ATP synthase subunit B: MPQIGVLLAAAGHGGGNPLLKPEPGLAIWSLIIFLLLLVVLWRWGWGMLIEKLDDRDHAIRGAIDEARSEREQATALLAEHKALLDKTRRETAEMLATAQADAKRERQRILDEARAEYEKILARGREQIEQETRAALAQIRGTVADLALEVAGKVLSRSMGDAEHRRLAESFIGELEGDAGRPSA, from the coding sequence ATGCCGCAGATCGGAGTCCTCCTCGCGGCCGCCGGCCACGGCGGGGGCAATCCTCTGCTCAAGCCCGAGCCCGGCCTGGCGATCTGGTCGCTGATCATCTTCCTCCTGCTGCTCGTGGTGCTCTGGCGCTGGGGCTGGGGGATGCTGATCGAAAAGCTCGACGATCGGGACCACGCCATCCGCGGCGCCATCGACGAGGCGCGGTCGGAGCGCGAGCAGGCCACGGCGTTGCTGGCCGAGCACAAGGCCCTGCTCGACAAGACCCGGCGGGAAACCGCCGAGATGCTCGCCACGGCCCAGGCCGACGCCAAGCGCGAACGGCAGAGAATTCTCGACGAGGCCCGCGCCGAGTACGAGAAGATCCTCGCCCGCGGGCGCGAGCAGATCGAACAGGAGACCCGGGCCGCCCTGGCCCAGATCCGCGGCACCGTGGCGGACCTGGCCCTCGAGGTGGCGGGCAAGGTGCTCTCCCGCTCGATGGGCGACGCGGAGCATCGTCGCCTGGCGGAGAGCTTCATCGGCGAGTTGGAAGGGGACGCGGGAAGGCCTTCAGCCTGA
- a CDS encoding phenylalanine--tRNA ligase beta subunit-related protein yields MVIDTVSLDREVQGILKLGLVAVTFDTAPSPAAITPLLDEAVARLRRAENGRSAGRIPRLGPARRLYRAFGLDPTRRRPSPEALIRRLLKGQAFPRIHPAVDLANCWAIESGLPVGLYDTAHVRGAVRARRGRDGESYTGIRRGEIHLDGRPVLADAEGPFGNPSADSLRTSVGETSRDLLYVLFAPEVVPGADLEGWIRWLDTRAAERLGARTVTRIVD; encoded by the coding sequence ATGGTCATCGACACGGTGAGCCTGGACCGGGAAGTGCAGGGCATCCTCAAGCTCGGCCTGGTGGCCGTGACTTTCGACACGGCACCGTCTCCCGCCGCCATCACCCCCCTGCTCGACGAAGCCGTGGCCCGCCTGCGCCGGGCCGAAAACGGTCGAAGCGCCGGCCGGATACCGCGCCTCGGCCCGGCCCGGCGGCTCTACCGCGCCTTCGGCCTGGACCCCACCCGCCGACGACCGAGCCCCGAAGCGCTGATACGGCGCCTGCTCAAGGGCCAGGCCTTTCCCCGCATTCACCCCGCCGTGGACCTGGCCAACTGCTGGGCCATCGAATCGGGGCTGCCGGTGGGACTCTACGACACGGCCCACGTCCGTGGCGCGGTCAGGGCCCGCCGGGGCAGAGACGGCGAGAGCTACACGGGAATCCGCCGGGGCGAGATCCACCTCGACGGTCGGCCGGTGCTGGCCGATGCCGAAGGCCCCTTCGGCAACCCCAGCGCCGATTCCCTGAGAACCTCGGTGGGAGAGACGTCCCGCGACCTGCTCTACGTGCTTTTCGCACCGGAAGTGGTACCCGGCGCGGATCTCGAGGGTTGGATCCGCTGGCTCGATACCCGCGCCGCCGAACGGCTCGGCGCCCGGACGGTCACGCGTATCGTGGACTGA
- a CDS encoding serine/threonine-protein kinase, with amino-acid sequence MNSPSRPRTFGRYRVVRLLGRGAVGEVYLAEDPALTRRVAVKTLSGLEALPPAEQEESRARFLREARAAAALSHPNIVTIYDVGEHDGQPYMAMEYLEGVSLDRHVADGHRLPAAKVVEVGIQAALALDEAHRAGIVHRDIKPANLVLMQDGSLKVADFGLAKDIRTALTSADTLLGTPNYMSPEQVSGAALDTRSDLFSLAVCLFELLTGRRPFGGDTVSTVLYRIVNDPPTPLAELREDLPPRLGDLLARCLEKDPGRRPATGNEVARELREVLAEMGGLPASLRIPPPARAGAPTTGRSGSGAEGLAARPPRGGRRRTGLGVGLLLVVAAAAWTMPLWSGVDPLGERRRPVEDWLSARLGVIGDGIRLTPPEKVIAVLTQPRGLEVVPSDPRVVVDEDRRLHIPGDLEGPFSLEAGDACREGRVELDPATATSPLVIETRPRRRSFKVVSSPARAAVKVDGQRIAGRTPLVVELELCRQHSLSLRVAGRPELEVELTADEEPAAWEERLASLKMPRIEDAFLQVTASPHYRVQVIDARRGGRLGYAGRKLRLRPGRHRLALVAEDVFYRSEFDVDLEPGQQVALPVAYPALGRLSVISVPPGARVTVRVPAAGLQREIGRTPTGEHKAVAGEYEVEVLHPVSGALFRERVQVRAGAVAVVRAGKGRGGW; translated from the coding sequence ATGAATTCTCCTTCCCGACCCCGCACCTTTGGCCGCTACCGCGTGGTCCGGCTTCTCGGCCGGGGAGCGGTGGGGGAGGTGTACCTGGCCGAGGATCCCGCCCTAACCAGGCGCGTGGCCGTCAAGACCCTCTCCGGTCTCGAAGCGCTGCCCCCGGCGGAGCAGGAGGAATCCCGGGCGCGTTTTCTGCGGGAGGCCCGCGCGGCGGCCGCCCTGAGCCACCCCAACATCGTGACGATCTACGACGTGGGTGAGCATGACGGTCAGCCCTACATGGCGATGGAGTACCTCGAGGGCGTCTCCCTCGATCGCCACGTGGCCGACGGCCACCGGCTGCCCGCGGCCAAGGTGGTGGAAGTGGGTATCCAGGCCGCCCTGGCCCTGGACGAGGCCCATCGGGCCGGAATCGTGCACCGGGACATCAAGCCCGCCAACCTGGTGCTGATGCAGGATGGCTCGCTGAAGGTGGCTGACTTCGGCCTGGCCAAGGACATCCGCACCGCGCTGACTTCCGCCGACACCCTGCTCGGGACTCCCAACTACATGTCGCCCGAACAGGTCTCCGGGGCGGCGCTGGACACGCGCTCGGATCTCTTCTCGCTGGCGGTGTGCCTATTCGAGTTGCTCACCGGTCGGCGTCCCTTCGGAGGCGACACCGTTTCCACGGTGCTCTACCGCATCGTCAACGATCCTCCTACGCCTCTCGCCGAGTTGCGCGAGGATCTGCCACCGCGCCTGGGGGACTTGCTCGCCCGTTGCCTCGAGAAGGATCCCGGCCGCCGGCCCGCCACCGGCAACGAGGTGGCCCGGGAGTTGCGGGAGGTGTTGGCGGAGATGGGGGGCCTGCCGGCGTCCCTGCGCATTCCGCCCCCGGCGCGGGCGGGGGCTCCGACCACCGGCAGGAGCGGCTCCGGTGCGGAGGGACTGGCTGCCAGGCCCCCTCGGGGCGGCCGCCGACGGACCGGGCTCGGTGTCGGGCTGTTGCTGGTGGTCGCGGCCGCGGCCTGGACGATGCCCCTGTGGTCGGGGGTCGATCCGCTGGGTGAGCGCCGCCGGCCGGTGGAGGACTGGCTGTCGGCCAGGCTGGGCGTGATCGGAGACGGCATCCGCCTGACTCCCCCCGAAAAGGTCATCGCGGTGCTGACCCAGCCGCGGGGACTCGAGGTGGTGCCTTCGGACCCGCGGGTGGTGGTGGACGAGGATCGCCGGTTGCACATCCCCGGTGATCTCGAGGGGCCGTTTTCCCTGGAGGCCGGTGACGCCTGCCGGGAAGGACGCGTCGAACTCGACCCGGCGACGGCGACGTCTCCCCTGGTGATCGAGACCCGGCCGCGGCGCCGGAGTTTCAAGGTGGTTTCCTCGCCCGCGCGGGCCGCCGTCAAAGTCGACGGCCAGCGCATCGCCGGGCGAACGCCCCTCGTGGTGGAACTGGAACTCTGCCGGCAGCACAGTCTCTCTTTACGGGTGGCGGGACGCCCGGAGTTGGAAGTGGAACTGACCGCGGACGAGGAGCCGGCGGCCTGGGAAGAGCGCCTGGCTTCGCTGAAGATGCCGCGGATCGAGGACGCCTTCCTGCAGGTTACGGCGAGCCCCCACTACAGGGTGCAGGTGATCGATGCCCGGCGGGGCGGCCGGCTCGGGTACGCGGGCCGGAAACTCCGGCTGCGCCCCGGGCGGCACCGCCTGGCGCTGGTGGCCGAAGACGTGTTCTACCGCAGTGAATTCGACGTGGATCTCGAGCCCGGCCAGCAGGTGGCGCTCCCCGTGGCCTACCCGGCCCTGGGTCGCCTGTCGGTGATTTCGGTGCCTCCCGGTGCCAGGGTCACGGTGCGTGTCCCCGCTGCCGGCCTGCAGCGGGAAATCGGCCGGACGCCCACCGGCGAGCACAAGGCCGTGGCCGGGGAGTACGAGGTGGAAGTGCTCCACCCCGTCAGTGGAGCGCTCTTCCGTGAGCGGGTCCAGGTGCGGGCCGGGGCCGTGGCGGTGGTTCGTGCCGGCAAGGGGAGAGGCGGATGGTAG
- a CDS encoding DUF362 domain-containing protein has protein sequence MRRTRMNRRDFLRAAVWAGAAPLVLPTRAWSLPGRNRALPRVVHVHNGMAARWPKTGGMYRDFVDQQTVFVMLDEAVRLLKGSGLTDAWQQVFPLADPATRHLMIKINCNNSTDPADGAGNIIDAIPEPAVAVIRGFVRAGGLSANCHIYDMTTGSGARYIPPWFRDRVRAYYPDVQFHASGGALAGGDAWDPRTHVTWDPAHVNTPPETEINALVLDADYIVDIPIVKRHSQANATLGYKNHLGSIRNANALHPWLYNDTPEASVLADIMGSPVVPSDPTVKSIGEKTALVVGDMLLGQPCSNFGHEPRPWQIYGNEWPNSLIVGDDTVATDSVMLDILESEPAYDGGCGALRSWARRYLVHAEAKGQGVHESVVLPTGQRFDPSLMTYERIDYRHIEMWPSGADLRCSRLETGEVLLEWDHYFPGNCEIHRATLPDFSDAQVIGASPTGQYIDARPGDQAFYRVIYADAGP, from the coding sequence ATGAGACGAACACGCATGAACCGCCGGGATTTCCTCCGCGCCGCCGTGTGGGCCGGGGCCGCCCCCCTGGTCCTGCCGACCCGCGCCTGGTCCCTGCCGGGACGGAATCGCGCCCTGCCGCGGGTCGTCCACGTCCACAACGGTATGGCGGCGCGCTGGCCCAAGACCGGCGGCATGTACCGTGACTTCGTCGACCAGCAGACCGTCTTCGTGATGCTCGACGAGGCCGTCCGTCTGCTCAAGGGCAGTGGCCTGACAGACGCCTGGCAACAGGTTTTCCCCCTCGCCGACCCCGCCACCCGGCACCTGATGATCAAGATCAACTGCAACAACTCCACCGACCCCGCCGACGGAGCGGGTAATATCATCGACGCCATCCCTGAACCCGCGGTGGCGGTGATCCGTGGTTTCGTCCGGGCCGGCGGCCTGTCCGCCAATTGCCACATCTACGACATGACGACGGGCAGCGGCGCACGGTACATCCCGCCCTGGTTCCGGGATCGAGTGCGGGCCTACTATCCCGACGTACAATTCCACGCCAGCGGCGGCGCCCTGGCCGGCGGCGACGCCTGGGACCCCCGTACCCACGTCACCTGGGATCCGGCCCACGTGAACACGCCTCCGGAAACCGAGATCAACGCCCTGGTTCTCGACGCCGACTACATCGTCGACATTCCCATCGTCAAGCGGCACAGCCAGGCCAATGCCACCCTGGGCTACAAGAACCACCTGGGCAGCATCCGCAACGCCAACGCCCTGCACCCCTGGCTCTACAACGACACACCGGAGGCCTCGGTCCTCGCCGACATCATGGGCTCGCCCGTGGTGCCGTCGGATCCGACGGTCAAGTCGATCGGCGAGAAGACCGCCCTGGTGGTCGGTGACATGCTATTGGGGCAGCCCTGCTCGAACTTCGGCCACGAACCGCGCCCCTGGCAGATTTACGGCAACGAGTGGCCCAACAGCCTGATCGTCGGAGACGACACCGTCGCCACCGACTCGGTGATGCTCGATATCCTCGAGTCGGAGCCGGCCTACGATGGTGGCTGCGGCGCCCTGCGGTCGTGGGCCCGGCGCTACCTGGTTCATGCCGAGGCCAAGGGACAGGGAGTCCACGAGAGTGTGGTCCTGCCCACGGGGCAGCGCTTCGACCCGTCCCTGATGACCTACGAACGGATCGACTACCGGCACATCGAGATGTGGCCCAGCGGCGCAGACCTCCGCTGCTCGCGACTCGAGACGGGCGAGGTCCTGCTGGAATGGGATCACTACTTTCCGGGTAACTGCGAGATCCACCGCGCCACCCTGCCGGACTTCTCGGACGCCCAGGTGATCGGAGCCTCTCCCACCGGGCAATACATCGACGCCAGACCCGGCGACCAGGCCTTCTACCGCGTCATCTATGCGGACGCGGGGCCCTAG
- a CDS encoding transketolase — MGHTWEKSYHRVESDFPHWDKAGDITDQLIDLMLNYRQSGHPGGSRSKVHALLTLLLSGVMRWDLRRPDKPFADRFVLVAGHTVPLVYAVLATLNEALRLRLEETGDEKYRVRHADRWQLTWEDLLGFRRRGGLAGHAEFEGKTLIFKWNTGPTGHGFPPAVGQAMALKRAGAGDVRVFALDGEGGLSAGGTHECLNSAWGLGLDNLFLLVDWNDYGIDARPASSVIHGTPSDWIGSHGWRVYGADDGSAWPDVTRALLQAVEDPDSGGRPAAVWMRTRKGRGYGKYDYASHGAPHKMNSPEFWETKRPFQEKYGVTFAGFGEPAPGDEASRTEQARANYQVVMSVMKSDPDFYRYLADRLVEIGESVPQRPAGLMLDLGRNPWKDRRLTDFRSYPPEIWIPPGQKVPNRKALALWGAWVNSWARKEYGRPLFLAMSADLAESTNIAGFAKAFAGAENYGVYERNDNPEGVLLPQEITEFCNSGMTVGIASVNFSDDPTREWDGFGAACSTYGSFSYLKYGPMRLYSQLAQDCEFKVGPAIWVAGHSGPETAEDSRTHFGVFAPSVTQLFPEGSVIDLHPWEANEVPVVLAAALAAGAPILALHLTRPPVEIPDRKALSLASHFEAARGAYVMRDYRDGAPRQGVVIVQGTTSTANLIAALPEIDRRGWNVKIVAAVSPQLFALQDEGYRQSVLSEADRIDAMGVTNRSRDSLRRWMASDVCLEYTLSADWDDRWRTGGSVEDVIDEAHLSTEHIVEGIGRFVAERDSRLGRIASALAAARQG, encoded by the coding sequence ATGGGCCACACCTGGGAGAAGTCTTACCACCGTGTCGAAAGTGATTTCCCCCATTGGGACAAGGCGGGCGACATCACCGACCAGTTGATCGACCTGATGCTCAACTACCGGCAGTCGGGTCATCCCGGCGGCTCCCGGTCGAAGGTGCATGCCCTGCTCACGCTGCTGCTCTCCGGCGTGATGCGCTGGGATCTGCGTCGACCCGACAAGCCCTTCGCCGACCGCTTCGTGCTCGTGGCGGGGCATACCGTGCCCCTGGTCTACGCCGTGCTGGCGACGTTGAACGAAGCCCTGCGCCTGCGCCTGGAGGAGACCGGCGACGAGAAGTACCGGGTGCGCCATGCCGACCGGTGGCAGTTGACCTGGGAGGACCTGCTGGGCTTCCGGCGCCGGGGCGGTCTCGCCGGACATGCCGAATTCGAAGGCAAGACCCTGATCTTCAAGTGGAACACCGGTCCGACGGGGCACGGCTTTCCGCCCGCGGTGGGGCAGGCGATGGCGCTCAAACGGGCGGGAGCCGGCGACGTGCGCGTTTTCGCCCTCGATGGAGAGGGCGGGCTCAGTGCCGGCGGCACCCATGAATGCCTGAATTCGGCCTGGGGCCTGGGGCTCGACAATCTCTTCCTCCTGGTGGATTGGAACGATTACGGCATCGACGCCCGGCCCGCTTCCTCGGTGATCCACGGTACGCCTTCCGACTGGATCGGCTCCCACGGCTGGCGGGTCTACGGGGCCGACGACGGCAGCGCCTGGCCCGACGTCACCCGGGCCCTGCTGCAGGCCGTGGAAGACCCCGACAGCGGCGGCCGCCCGGCGGCGGTTTGGATGCGCACCCGCAAGGGCCGCGGCTACGGCAAGTACGACTACGCTTCCCACGGCGCGCCCCACAAGATGAACTCGCCGGAGTTCTGGGAGACCAAGCGTCCGTTCCAGGAGAAGTACGGCGTGACCTTCGCCGGCTTTGGCGAGCCGGCTCCGGGTGACGAGGCGTCCCGGACGGAGCAGGCGCGGGCGAACTACCAGGTGGTGATGTCGGTGATGAAGTCCGACCCCGACTTCTACCGCTACCTGGCCGATCGCCTGGTGGAAATCGGCGAGAGCGTCCCGCAGCGCCCCGCGGGTCTGATGCTGGATCTCGGCCGCAACCCCTGGAAGGATCGGCGCCTGACCGATTTCCGCAGCTACCCGCCGGAGATCTGGATCCCGCCCGGGCAGAAGGTCCCCAACCGCAAGGCGCTGGCCCTCTGGGGCGCCTGGGTCAATTCATGGGCGCGCAAGGAGTACGGTCGCCCCCTCTTCCTGGCCATGTCGGCCGACCTGGCGGAATCCACCAACATCGCCGGCTTCGCCAAGGCATTCGCCGGTGCCGAAAACTACGGGGTCTACGAACGGAACGACAATCCCGAGGGCGTGCTCCTGCCCCAGGAAATCACCGAGTTCTGTAACTCGGGTATGACCGTCGGTATCGCCTCGGTGAACTTCAGCGACGACCCGACCCGCGAGTGGGACGGTTTCGGCGCCGCCTGCTCGACCTATGGCTCGTTCAGCTATCTCAAGTACGGTCCCATGCGCCTGTACTCCCAACTGGCCCAGGACTGCGAGTTCAAGGTGGGACCGGCGATCTGGGTCGCGGGGCATTCCGGGCCCGAGACGGCGGAGGATTCCCGCACCCACTTCGGCGTTTTCGCACCTTCGGTGACGCAGCTCTTTCCCGAGGGAAGCGTGATCGATCTGCATCCCTGGGAGGCTAACGAGGTGCCCGTGGTGCTCGCCGCCGCCCTGGCCGCCGGGGCGCCGATCCTCGCGCTGCACCTGACCCGTCCGCCGGTGGAGATTCCCGACCGCAAGGCCCTCTCCCTGGCCTCCCATTTCGAAGCCGCGCGGGGGGCCTACGTGATGCGGGACTACCGCGACGGGGCACCGCGCCAGGGGGTGGTGATCGTCCAGGGGACGACCTCCACGGCCAACCTGATCGCCGCCCTGCCCGAGATCGATCGCCGGGGCTGGAACGTCAAGATCGTTGCCGCGGTCTCGCCGCAGCTCTTCGCCCTCCAGGACGAGGGCTATCGGCAGAGCGTGCTCTCCGAGGCGGACCGCATCGACGCCATGGGTGTCACCAATCGCAGCCGGGACTCCCTGCGTCGCTGGATGGCCAGCGATGTCTGCCTCGAGTACACCCTCTCCGCGGACTGGGACGACCGCTGGCGGACGGGGGGATCGGTGGAGGATGTGATCGACGAAGCCCACCTTTCGACCGAGCACATCGTCGAGGGTATCGGGAGATTCGTCGCGGAGCGTGACAGCCGGCTCGGCCGTATCGCCTCCGCGCTCGCCGCGGCCCGCCAGGGTTGA
- a CDS encoding pyridoxal phosphate-dependent aminotransferase: MPELSHRTAELGTENAFVVLGEVNALVAEGKDVLSFCIGQPDFPTPANVCEAAIRAIREGRHGYTPSPGIPALREAVARELGRVRGVDLRPEHVVVGSGAKPFISYTILSVTDFGAGHEVIYPNPGFPIYDSQIRAMGAVGVPLHLREGRDFAFDPAELEERITDKTRLLILNTPHNPTGGILSRGDLAAIAEILRRHPQVWVYADEIYSRLVYDGEFASIVNEEGMLERTVIADGVSKTWAMTGWRIGYAVNEALAPHFTRWVTNTESCAAHPNQYAALAAISGPQDEAEKMKRVFHERRELIVGGLNGIPGFSCRRPGGAFYVWPNVTEACRMTGCADSEELRGRLLREAGVAVLADIHFGPRVPDEGQHIRLSYAASNADIEKGIDRIDQWVRSNSRG; encoded by the coding sequence ATGCCGGAACTGAGTCACCGCACCGCTGAACTGGGCACGGAAAACGCGTTCGTCGTCCTCGGTGAAGTCAACGCCCTGGTGGCCGAGGGCAAGGACGTTCTCTCCTTCTGTATCGGCCAGCCCGATTTCCCCACGCCGGCCAACGTCTGCGAGGCCGCCATCCGGGCGATCCGGGAGGGCCGGCATGGCTACACGCCCTCCCCGGGTATCCCCGCCCTGCGGGAGGCGGTGGCCCGGGAACTGGGCCGCGTCCGCGGCGTCGATCTCCGCCCGGAACACGTGGTGGTGGGTTCCGGAGCCAAGCCCTTCATCAGTTACACGATCCTCAGTGTGACCGATTTCGGGGCGGGCCACGAAGTGATCTATCCCAATCCGGGCTTCCCGATCTACGACTCCCAGATCCGCGCCATGGGTGCCGTGGGGGTGCCCCTGCACCTGCGCGAGGGGAGAGATTTCGCCTTCGATCCCGCCGAACTGGAGGAGCGGATCACCGACAAGACGCGGTTGCTGATTCTCAATACCCCGCACAATCCGACGGGAGGCATTCTCTCGCGCGGGGATCTGGCCGCCATCGCCGAGATCCTGCGCCGCCATCCCCAGGTCTGGGTCTATGCCGACGAGATCTACTCTCGCCTGGTCTACGACGGAGAGTTCGCTTCCATCGTCAACGAAGAGGGGATGCTCGAGCGTACGGTCATCGCCGACGGGGTTTCCAAGACCTGGGCGATGACCGGCTGGCGCATCGGCTACGCGGTCAACGAAGCCCTGGCCCCCCACTTCACCCGCTGGGTGACCAACACCGAGTCCTGTGCGGCTCACCCCAACCAGTACGCGGCGCTGGCAGCCATCAGCGGTCCCCAGGACGAGGCCGAAAAGATGAAACGGGTCTTCCACGAACGGCGGGAACTGATCGTCGGCGGCCTCAACGGCATTCCCGGTTTCAGCTGTCGCCGCCCGGGCGGGGCGTTCTATGTCTGGCCCAACGTCACCGAGGCTTGCCGCATGACCGGCTGCGCCGATTCCGAAGAGTTGCGTGGCCGCTTGCTGCGGGAGGCCGGTGTGGCCGTTCTGGCGGACATCCACTTCGGTCCCCGTGTACCTGACGAGGGGCAGCACATCCGGCTGAGCTATGCCGCTTCCAACGCCGATATCGAAAAGGGCATCGATCGCATCGACCAGTGGGTACGCTCCAACAGCCGGGGCTGA
- a CDS encoding diacylglycerol kinase family protein, whose amino-acid sequence MGTLQQPGLMARPVLVLNERSGTSRRRRRFTRALDRLGGERGFDLRRPASAEAAAEEAARAWSAGAPMVIAAGGDGSIRAVVAGLLRAADVRSESPLLGLVPLGRGNDLVRGLGLPLDPRLALEALAAEDALRVAPLDVGRVWIDGRAGIFVNALGIGLDAEVAGRARSIPLGGLGAYLLALIRVLADGLRPWPAEVRIDGGPARRVAALLLTFGNGPSTGGGFRLVPRAVATDGVLDYCIGRKGPVLSILGLVPRILRGGHGGHRLVEMGRCADFEAIFSRPVAVHADGEVLASAAVHCRVGLQPAALRLACGGSILLAPGQRTRRKGS is encoded by the coding sequence GTGGGTACGCTCCAACAGCCGGGGCTGATGGCCCGGCCGGTCCTGGTTCTCAACGAGCGTTCCGGAACTTCCCGTCGCCGGCGCCGCTTCACCCGCGCTCTCGACCGCCTCGGCGGTGAGCGCGGCTTCGACCTGCGGCGGCCGGCGAGCGCCGAGGCGGCGGCCGAGGAAGCCGCCCGGGCCTGGAGTGCGGGTGCCCCGATGGTGATCGCCGCCGGCGGCGATGGCAGCATACGCGCCGTTGTCGCCGGCTTGCTGCGTGCGGCCGACGTGCGGTCGGAGTCCCCGCTCCTGGGCCTGGTGCCCCTGGGGCGGGGTAACGACCTGGTGCGGGGGCTCGGGCTGCCCCTCGATCCCCGCCTCGCTCTCGAGGCCCTGGCGGCGGAAGACGCGCTCCGGGTCGCGCCCCTCGATGTGGGCCGGGTGTGGATCGACGGACGCGCCGGGATCTTCGTCAACGCCCTGGGGATCGGTCTCGACGCGGAGGTGGCCGGGCGGGCGCGATCGATTCCCCTCGGGGGCCTTGGCGCGTACCTCCTGGCCTTGATCCGGGTCCTGGCCGATGGCCTGAGGCCCTGGCCGGCGGAAGTGCGTATCGATGGCGGGCCGGCGCGCAGGGTGGCCGCGCTGCTGCTGACCTTCGGCAACGGTCCGAGTACGGGAGGCGGCTTCCGTCTCGTTCCCCGGGCCGTGGCCACCGACGGCGTGCTGGACTATTGCATCGGCCGCAAGGGGCCTGTGCTCAGCATACTGGGCCTGGTGCCGCGGATCCTTCGCGGCGGTCATGGCGGCCACCGGCTGGTCGAAATGGGGCGCTGTGCCGACTTCGAGGCCATCTTTTCGCGGCCGGTGGCCGTCCATGCCGACGGCGAAGTGCTTGCCTCCGCCGCCGTCCACTGCCGGGTCGGCCTGCAGCCGGCGGCTCTCCGCCTGGCCTGCGGCGGGTCTATACTCTTGGCCCCCGGGCAGCGGACGAGGAGGAAGGGATCTTGA
- a CDS encoding acyl carrier protein, with amino-acid sequence MTGDDLRAGLERLVLKNSRLELKSVGDEEELNFDLGFDSHALLNLLLDIEDEYKIEVPPEKIPDLIGKPFGVLVDLVRERLAQG; translated from the coding sequence TTGACTGGTGACGACCTGCGAGCGGGGCTCGAGCGTCTCGTGCTGAAAAACTCCCGTCTCGAGTTGAAGAGCGTGGGCGACGAAGAGGAACTCAACTTCGACCTGGGTTTCGACTCTCATGCCCTGCTCAACCTGCTGCTCGACATCGAGGACGAATACAAGATCGAGGTTCCGCCGGAAAAGATCCCCGACCTGATCGGCAAGCCTTTCGGTGTGCTGGTCGATCTCGTGCGCGAACGCCTCGCCCAGGGCTAG
- a CDS encoding prolipoprotein diacylglyceryl transferase, with amino-acid sequence MYPVIIDFGTINIGGHAIPIAIGGYGVFFLLAVITGWAIGTYLGRQVYPDAPWTDIYFGSVAAGFIGAKVTNLIVFLPDIAAGKRSFIGVLMGGGVWLGGAIAGVGFCALMLRKYKLDPGIVANGLFTGVPLAHGVGRIGCLLGGCCYGAPTDLPWAIVYTNPLAHRINGTPLDVPLHPSPIYEFLAEMMNFAICYALWRRKPAPWTIFAAWTGLYGIERFVLEFFRSDPRGQYSLFTTSQWISLCMVAISLATFAWIRRTTRSAADAV; translated from the coding sequence ATGTACCCAGTGATCATCGATTTCGGAACGATCAACATCGGCGGCCACGCGATTCCGATCGCCATTGGGGGCTACGGTGTTTTCTTCCTGCTGGCCGTGATCACCGGCTGGGCCATCGGCACCTACCTGGGTAGACAGGTCTACCCGGACGCCCCCTGGACCGATATCTACTTCGGCTCGGTGGCGGCCGGCTTCATCGGCGCCAAGGTCACCAACCTGATCGTCTTTCTCCCCGACATCGCCGCCGGCAAGAGAAGCTTCATCGGGGTGTTGATGGGGGGAGGCGTCTGGCTCGGCGGAGCGATTGCGGGCGTGGGTTTCTGCGCCTTGATGCTCCGCAAGTACAAGCTCGATCCGGGGATCGTGGCCAACGGCCTGTTCACCGGCGTGCCCCTGGCCCACGGTGTGGGCCGCATCGGCTGCCTGCTGGGCGGTTGCTGCTACGGCGCTCCCACCGACCTTCCCTGGGCGATCGTCTACACCAATCCCCTGGCCCATCGGATCAACGGCACACCGCTCGACGTCCCCCTGCATCCCAGCCCGATCTACGAGTTCCTCGCCGAAATGATGAACTTCGCCATCTGCTACGCCCTCTGGCGGCGCAAACCCGCCCCCTGGACCATCTTCGCGGCCTGGACCGGGCTCTACGGCATCGAGCGCTTCGTGCTGGAATTCTTCCGCTCCGATCCCCGGGGCCAGTACTCCCTGTTCACCACCAGCCAGTGGATTTCCCTGTGCATGGTGGCCATCTCCCTGGCGACCTTCGCCTGGATCCGCAGGACCACGCGTTCAGCGGCCGACGCCGTCTAG